From Longimicrobiaceae bacterium, one genomic window encodes:
- a CDS encoding pyridoxine 5'-phosphate synthase, with protein MRLYINIDHVATVRQARGTDEPDPVRAAVLAEMGGADGITVHLREDRRHVQDRDVRLLLETSRTGVNLELAAASEVLALAVEWKPMQATLVPERREEVTTEGGLSLETDEARGWIGEATRRLREAGIRTSLFIDPDAEAIRASAGLGAHAVELHTGEYANTRGPERAEQLGRLHRAAALGRSLGLGVHAGHGLTYENVAPVAAIPEIEELNIGHSVISRAVFTGMERAVRDIARIIRRARA; from the coding sequence GTGAGGCTCTACATCAACATCGACCACGTGGCCACCGTGCGGCAGGCGCGCGGCACCGACGAGCCGGACCCGGTGCGCGCCGCGGTGCTGGCGGAGATGGGCGGTGCCGACGGCATCACCGTGCACCTGCGCGAGGACCGGCGCCACGTGCAGGACCGCGACGTGCGCCTGCTGCTGGAGACGTCGCGCACCGGCGTGAACCTGGAGCTCGCCGCCGCGTCGGAGGTGCTGGCGCTGGCGGTGGAGTGGAAGCCGATGCAGGCCACGCTTGTGCCCGAGCGCCGCGAGGAGGTCACCACCGAGGGCGGCCTGTCGCTGGAGACGGACGAGGCGCGCGGCTGGATCGGCGAGGCCACGCGCCGCCTGCGCGAGGCGGGCATCCGCACCTCGTTGTTCATCGACCCGGACGCCGAGGCGATCCGCGCGTCCGCCGGGCTCGGCGCACACGCCGTCGAGCTGCACACGGGCGAGTACGCGAACACGCGCGGGCCGGAGCGGGCGGAGCAGCTGGGCCGCCTTCACCGCGCCGCCGCGCTGGGGCGCTCGCTGGGCCTGGGTGTGCACGCGGGGCACGGCCTCACGTACGAGAACGTGGCCCCTGTGGCCGCCATCCCCGAGATCGAGGAGCTGAACATCGGCCACTCGGTCATCTCCCGCGCCGTCTTCACGGGCATGGAGCGCGCGGTGCGCGACATAGCCCGCATAATCCGCCGCGCCCGCGCCTGA
- a CDS encoding Hpt domain-containing protein yields the protein MPQPLSEYFALEAGEYLDQLDALLKPGDAPDAAQFFRLARGVRGSAQIAGASGIALVAERMEDGARALRDGPLAWSEELRQRSVRTIDDIRVLVRAHPRWGDAEQTRARDAAALWGDADGERRPSSVAAGGDQLFAFVRREITGVVAELDRVTAELAEAPTAREPLRAVLRRMRPVRGVAGMPALAPVLEVLEGIEDAVHEVLARSLSVDGGYLDLLVAARDALDGAGFALERGEAPTASGELERFRDLREQTGGAGDEETEAGVIPVSELFYADAGPHILSSPLAPVAPADAETATAEVDSFLRIEATGFLDRAESLVAELPSKPKRRFARITAQLADLATSVRELAGTYGLTQTASAAEDAAKRLRKSKNAEEARDALADLRASLPGAAPRPPKTADASTETAPGDAGSGDGKQADSGDSKSADAGTSTVIPVVPDEDGVVPIEALLYDGEAALREALALRARIDALMGAAARPGAPLGDTLDELFGLVELGLHAKRAS from the coding sequence ATGCCGCAGCCGCTCAGCGAATACTTCGCCCTGGAAGCGGGCGAGTACCTGGACCAGCTGGACGCCCTGCTCAAGCCGGGAGACGCGCCCGACGCGGCGCAGTTCTTCCGCCTGGCGCGCGGCGTCCGCGGCAGCGCGCAGATCGCCGGGGCATCCGGGATCGCGCTCGTCGCGGAGCGGATGGAGGACGGCGCGCGCGCCCTGCGCGACGGTCCGCTCGCGTGGAGCGAGGAGCTGCGGCAGCGGTCGGTGCGGACGATCGACGACATCCGCGTCCTGGTCCGCGCGCACCCTCGCTGGGGCGACGCGGAGCAGACGCGCGCCCGCGACGCCGCCGCGCTGTGGGGGGACGCGGACGGCGAGCGGCGGCCCTCGTCCGTCGCGGCGGGGGGCGACCAGCTCTTCGCTTTCGTGCGGCGGGAGATCACCGGCGTGGTGGCGGAGCTGGACCGCGTGACGGCCGAGCTGGCGGAGGCACCCACGGCGCGCGAGCCGCTGCGCGCGGTGCTGCGGCGCATGCGCCCGGTGCGTGGCGTGGCCGGGATGCCCGCGCTGGCGCCGGTGCTGGAGGTGCTGGAGGGGATCGAGGACGCCGTGCACGAGGTGCTGGCGCGGTCGCTCTCGGTGGACGGCGGATACCTGGACCTGCTGGTGGCCGCGCGCGACGCGCTGGACGGCGCCGGCTTCGCGCTGGAGCGCGGCGAGGCGCCCACGGCGTCCGGCGAGCTGGAGCGCTTCCGCGACCTGCGCGAGCAGACCGGCGGCGCGGGCGACGAGGAGACCGAGGCGGGCGTCATCCCCGTGAGCGAGCTGTTCTACGCCGACGCGGGGCCGCACATCCTTTCCTCCCCGCTCGCCCCCGTGGCGCCGGCGGATGCCGAGACGGCCACGGCGGAGGTCGACAGCTTCCTGCGCATCGAGGCCACGGGCTTCCTGGACCGCGCCGAGTCGCTGGTGGCCGAGCTTCCGTCCAAACCCAAGCGCCGCTTCGCCCGCATCACCGCGCAGCTCGCTGACCTGGCGACGAGCGTGCGCGAGTTGGCCGGCACGTACGGGCTCACGCAGACGGCGTCCGCCGCGGAAGATGCCGCCAAGCGCCTCCGCAAGTCCAAGAACGCCGAGGAGGCCCGCGACGCCCTCGCCGACCTCCGCGCGTCGCTCCCCGGCGCCGCCCCGCGTCCCCCGAAGACCGCAGACGCATCCACCGAAACCGCGCCGGGAGATGCGGGTTCGGGAGATGGGAAGCAGGCGGATTCGGGAGATTCAAAGTCGGCGGACGCGGGCACATCCACCGTCATACCGGTTGTGCCGGACGAGGATGGTGTGGTGCCTATCGAGGCGCTGCTGTACGACGGGGAGGCGGCGCTGCGCGAGGCGCTGGCGCTGCGGGCGCGGATCGACGCGCTGATGGGCGCGGCGGCGCGGCCGGGCGCCCCGCTGGGAGACACCCTCGACGAGCTGTTCGGCCTCGTGGAGCTGGGATTACACGCTAAACGAGCCTCGTGA